A stretch of the Teretinema zuelzerae genome encodes the following:
- a CDS encoding sensor histidine kinase, translating to MIKKTARGSILYVFLILSLSSVCLFSTGIHAAEPARYPPTPVSFYFSQEHQSIPDPLILSWREYQTCFSEWETQGNVEALKKGIDRFRLALIDYRHSDSFSLQRTQDDGFRTFAYALDSFLWDFRSSLDQSASRETLFSSELRINQLMNQYLSARLSMATAKSRQYVVLLSFFVLLIAFIVLIILLFRSRLSLSLQSEAVTARFARSMIHAQEAERVALARELHDTLAQDLLYIRLKTDTLGRLISSSGASGIPAGQISAELASIVALESRSVEQIREVCQELRPPELEHLGLKAAIADLCGKFRDQTGLVCHFLVSGDIVLPNDKGINCYRIIQESLNNVRKHSGATEVLVQLTLIGDSRLSILVEDNGSGIGRRFLDGGLSGRYGIKGMNERAKLMNGELEIVNKIEGGTSVSVTIPLYNSKK from the coding sequence ATGATAAAAAAGACCGCGCGAGGGTCTATATTGTATGTTTTTCTCATCTTGTCCCTGTCGTCGGTTTGTTTGTTTTCTACCGGCATCCATGCGGCTGAGCCTGCTCGATATCCGCCGACTCCGGTTTCCTTTTATTTTTCTCAGGAGCACCAGTCGATTCCCGATCCTCTCATCCTTTCATGGCGGGAGTATCAGACTTGTTTTTCCGAGTGGGAGACGCAGGGCAACGTAGAAGCCCTCAAAAAGGGAATAGACCGTTTCCGTCTCGCCCTCATCGATTATCGCCATTCGGATTCGTTTTCACTTCAACGGACGCAGGACGACGGCTTCAGGACTTTCGCCTATGCGCTGGATTCTTTTTTATGGGATTTCCGCTCTTCCCTCGACCAGTCGGCTTCCCGTGAAACGTTGTTTTCCTCGGAGCTCCGCATTAACCAGCTCATGAATCAGTATCTTTCCGCACGCCTTTCCATGGCGACCGCGAAATCCCGCCAGTACGTGGTTCTTCTGTCCTTTTTTGTGCTGTTGATCGCTTTCATAGTTCTCATCATTCTGCTGTTCAGATCCCGATTGTCCCTGTCTCTTCAAAGCGAGGCGGTGACGGCCCGTTTCGCGCGAAGCATGATCCACGCCCAGGAGGCCGAACGAGTCGCTCTGGCGCGGGAGCTTCATGATACCCTCGCGCAGGATCTGCTGTATATCCGCCTTAAAACGGACACGCTGGGCCGGTTAATCTCGTCGTCCGGGGCTTCGGGAATACCCGCTGGTCAGATATCGGCGGAATTGGCGTCGATCGTGGCTCTTGAATCCCGGTCTGTCGAACAGATCAGGGAAGTCTGCCAGGAGCTTCGTCCTCCCGAATTAGAACACCTCGGCCTGAAAGCGGCGATAGCCGATTTATGCGGAAAATTCAGGGACCAAACCGGACTGGTTTGCCATTTCCTCGTATCCGGCGACATCGTTCTGCCGAACGATAAGGGCATTAACTGTTATCGCATTATTCAGGAATCCCTGAACAATGTGCGTAAACATTCAGGCGCCACCGAGGTTCTGGTCCAGCTTACTCTGATCGGAGATTCGCGCCTTTCCATTCTGGTAGAGGACAACGGCTCCGGCATCGGCAGGCGTTTTCTGGACGGCGGACTTTCCGGGCGCTACGGCATAAAAGGGATGAATGAACGCGCGAAGCTGATGAACGGCGAGCTTGAGATCGTGAATAAAATCGAGGGGGGCACATCGGTTTCGGTGACGATTCCCCTGTATAATTCGAAAAAATAA
- a CDS encoding transporter associated domain-containing protein: MSWLPRIKIRENRKSGGNAQDAIEAKPDDILIPSSRRLGSCITHRPDIVWIDSDSTREAILAKIREYPGYHHFPVCSGTIDSVIGVLPVRDFLDSLLMAEWPALKTLVRKPLYLPETVSIRKALLLLQESRCRMAFIIDEYGGIEGLVTRNGLISELIEETSADLTASDPEIHERSDGSYLIGGQVRMEEVSSVIDLPPTAREGHEYYTLAGYILSLNGSIPKTGDIIESGAWRCEIVDMDGHRIDKVLISKIPGFDGEEDVPE; this comes from the coding sequence ATGAGCTGGCTACCTCGCATTAAAATTCGGGAAAACCGCAAATCCGGAGGGAACGCGCAGGACGCGATCGAAGCAAAGCCGGACGACATACTCATACCCTCGTCCCGCAGGCTCGGTTCCTGCATCACGCACCGGCCGGACATTGTCTGGATTGATAGCGATTCGACCAGGGAAGCGATACTCGCGAAAATCAGGGAATATCCGGGATACCATCATTTTCCCGTCTGTTCGGGCACCATCGATTCGGTTATCGGAGTTCTTCCGGTCCGCGATTTTCTGGATTCGCTGCTCATGGCCGAATGGCCCGCGCTGAAAACCCTCGTCAGAAAGCCGCTGTATCTTCCGGAAACGGTCAGCATCCGCAAAGCCCTGCTGCTCCTCCAGGAATCCCGATGCAGGATGGCCTTCATCATCGATGAATACGGCGGGATCGAGGGACTGGTCACGAGAAACGGACTTATCAGCGAGCTTATCGAAGAAACCTCGGCCGATCTAACCGCGAGCGACCCTGAAATACATGAAAGAAGCGACGGAAGCTACCTCATCGGCGGCCAGGTGCGTATGGAGGAAGTGTCGTCCGTCATCGATCTTCCCCCGACCGCGCGGGAAGGCCACGAGTACTATACGCTCGCCGGATACATACTCTCCCTGAACGGGAGCATTCCCAAAACGGGAGACATCATCGAATCGGGGGCCTGGAGATGCGAAATCGTGGACATGGACGGCCACCGCATCGATAAGGTGCTGATCTCGAAAATTCCCGGCTTCGACGGCGAAGAGGATGTGCCGGAATAA
- a CDS encoding threonine/serine exporter family protein: MPETTRTDTDTHSAQTDGIRTNEDRILDIALDSGLIILQSGGETYRAEETMGTVACSLGAAHASAFVTPTVVMLTCVDSRNQSRTRIERVQDRSINLGRIARVNELSHRLVDHRDRPADLRKAETVLRRIRNEPLHGKAGVIFATALSCYCFSFMFNGSPAEAACAFVIGACLRVLLFALNSLRLSSFIVTIIGGLMVSLASGLAALSALVPGAGNVSISVLMTLVPGLAIVNAIRDIISGDLVAGSARLLEAFVIASALSLGAAGGLLLIPSLPGVSDLTYLTAPPASFALAFLATAAFAWFYHITRYDILWAALFGAAGWIVYLFVSHELGNQFAGYLSGALIVGLCAEFTAVVARKPATVYIVPGIIPFVPGGGMYQTMFEVVLGHGDAAAQKAFSTLTAAASIAVGIAIASSLARLVSRFRQRKL, translated from the coding sequence ATGCCTGAAACTACGCGCACGGATACAGATACGCACTCCGCTCAAACCGACGGAATTCGCACTAACGAAGACAGAATTCTGGATATAGCCCTCGACTCCGGCCTGATTATCCTTCAAAGCGGAGGCGAAACCTATCGGGCCGAGGAAACGATGGGAACCGTCGCCTGTTCTCTCGGGGCGGCCCATGCTTCTGCCTTCGTAACGCCCACTGTCGTCATGCTGACCTGCGTGGATTCTCGCAATCAAAGCCGCACCCGGATCGAACGGGTTCAGGACCGCTCCATCAATCTGGGCCGCATAGCCCGCGTGAACGAACTTTCGCACCGCCTTGTCGATCATCGGGACCGTCCGGCCGATTTGAGAAAGGCCGAAACGGTGCTTCGGCGAATCAGGAACGAACCTCTCCACGGCAAGGCGGGAGTCATCTTCGCTACCGCCCTCTCCTGTTATTGTTTTTCGTTCATGTTCAACGGGTCTCCGGCCGAGGCAGCCTGCGCGTTTGTAATCGGCGCCTGCTTGCGCGTTCTTCTGTTCGCCCTGAACAGCCTCAGGCTTTCGAGCTTCATCGTCACCATCATCGGCGGTCTGATGGTGTCTCTCGCTTCCGGCCTCGCCGCCCTCTCGGCGCTGGTTCCCGGGGCGGGCAACGTGAGCATTTCGGTTTTGATGACCCTGGTGCCCGGCCTCGCCATTGTAAACGCGATTCGGGACATCATATCCGGGGACCTTGTCGCGGGCTCCGCCCGGCTTCTGGAAGCCTTCGTCATCGCTTCAGCGCTCTCCCTCGGAGCGGCAGGCGGCTTGCTTCTCATTCCCTCGCTTCCGGGAGTTTCCGATCTGACCTATCTTACGGCGCCTCCGGCTTCCTTCGCCCTGGCCTTTCTCGCGACGGCGGCTTTCGCCTGGTTTTACCATATAACCCGCTACGACATTCTGTGGGCGGCCCTATTCGGAGCGGCAGGCTGGATCGTGTATTTGTTCGTGTCTCATGAATTGGGAAATCAGTTTGCCGGATATCTGTCAGGGGCGCTCATAGTCGGGCTCTGCGCGGAATTCACCGCGGTCGTAGCGCGGAAACCGGCGACTGTGTACATCGTGCCGGGTATTATTCCATTCGTACCCGGCGGCGGGATGTATCAGACCATGTTCGAGGTGGTGCTCGGCCATGGGGACGCGGCCGCCCAGAAAGCGTTCAGCACCCTTACCGCAGCGGCATCCATAGCGGTAGGCATCGCTATCGCCTCGTCCCTTGCCCGCCTTGTTTCGCGATTCCGCCAGCGAAAGCTGTAG
- a CDS encoding HD domain-containing phosphohydrolase codes for MKINKQQSLNIRLMAAFILSYAFLTAILFIQTDVSVRNEVFSRYSDQYVTQLEDTRTDMDFFFKSLAEGLQFLSSCPAVRNRNDESFTSFLYADPETFKYEYSQAELSIIETFSSWKSSHPAVSSVYMGRENGAFVRSHPRTRTSRYDPRSRPWYRSAVEQPGVVVFTRPYQSVTNTDVNIGVVRTLQDSTGTVFGVIGIDVTLEELSRRVKKQFLPHGGFLEITDHQNTVLISGNDSRSGMDGVSDRFATLSSSGPFKIEKNEEWYRFSLEVGIPLGRLSAWLPLDAVESEVSSVMRARFLLLSGVLFLSFFVALFVTRRWVLIPLRTMSLALEISGSSADPSRIYVECAGELADFQDRYNNLVEAIHREHDELKKTKFLVVSSLASLAQKRDNETGLHILRTQKYIDVLANAYMKRFPDRRLDSNYVALMVQCAPLHDIGKVAIPDHILLKPGELSEAEFEIMKKHTVYGKEALERVDVEMGDPLFMRTALAIVYSHHERWDGRGYPEKLRETAIPLEARFMAIGDVYDALTTVRVYKHAYDHELAVSIIREGSGTQFDPDVVTAFLEVETVFREIGAMYKDQPD; via the coding sequence ATGAAAATAAATAAACAGCAGTCGCTCAATATCCGTCTCATGGCGGCCTTTATTCTGTCGTATGCGTTTTTAACCGCAATTCTGTTCATCCAAACCGATGTATCTGTGCGGAACGAGGTGTTTTCCCGTTACTCGGACCAGTATGTTACCCAGCTGGAAGATACCCGGACCGATATGGATTTTTTCTTCAAATCCCTCGCCGAAGGATTGCAATTCCTTTCGTCCTGCCCCGCCGTACGAAATAGAAACGACGAGTCTTTCACTTCTTTTCTCTACGCCGATCCTGAAACTTTCAAGTACGAGTATTCGCAGGCTGAATTAAGCATCATAGAAACCTTTTCCTCCTGGAAGTCGAGCCATCCCGCCGTGAGTTCCGTGTATATGGGCCGCGAAAACGGCGCCTTCGTCCGCTCTCATCCCCGCACCAGAACGAGCCGTTACGATCCGCGCTCGCGTCCCTGGTATCGGAGCGCCGTCGAACAGCCGGGAGTCGTCGTTTTCACTCGGCCGTATCAATCGGTAACGAATACGGACGTGAACATCGGAGTCGTCAGGACTCTTCAGGATTCGACCGGGACCGTATTCGGCGTAATTGGAATCGACGTAACCCTGGAGGAGCTGTCGCGCCGCGTTAAAAAACAGTTTCTTCCTCATGGCGGTTTTCTCGAGATTACCGACCATCAGAATACGGTCTTGATATCGGGAAACGATTCCCGTTCCGGAATGGATGGTGTATCCGACAGATTCGCAACGCTCTCGTCCTCGGGTCCGTTTAAAATAGAGAAGAACGAGGAGTGGTACAGATTTTCTCTTGAAGTCGGCATACCGCTGGGGCGTCTTTCTGCATGGCTTCCGCTTGATGCCGTCGAGTCGGAAGTCTCTTCCGTCATGCGCGCGCGTTTTTTGCTGCTCAGCGGCGTTTTGTTTCTCTCCTTCTTCGTCGCTCTCTTCGTTACCCGGCGCTGGGTTCTGATTCCTCTGCGCACCATGTCTCTCGCCCTGGAAATATCCGGCTCTTCCGCGGATCCGTCCCGGATATACGTCGAATGCGCCGGCGAACTGGCCGACTTTCAGGATCGCTACAATAATCTGGTCGAAGCTATCCACCGGGAACATGACGAGCTGAAAAAAACGAAATTTCTGGTGGTTTCGAGTCTCGCGTCGCTGGCGCAAAAGCGGGACAATGAAACCGGCCTTCACATTCTGCGCACGCAAAAATACATCGACGTGCTGGCGAATGCGTATATGAAGCGTTTTCCCGACCGCCGGCTCGATTCCAATTATGTCGCGTTGATGGTGCAGTGCGCTCCTCTTCACGACATCGGAAAGGTAGCCATTCCCGACCACATCCTCCTGAAGCCCGGAGAACTGAGCGAAGCAGAGTTTGAAATAATGAAAAAGCATACCGTATACGGGAAGGAAGCTCTCGAGCGAGTCGATGTCGAGATGGGCGACCCGCTTTTTATGCGGACGGCTCTCGCCATCGTATATAGCCATCATGAACGCTGGGACGGGCGGGGCTACCCTGAAAAGCTGCGCGAAACCGCCATTCCGCTTGAAGCGCGCTTTATGGCCATTGGGGATGTGTACGACGCGTTGACGACCGTTCGGGTATACAAGCATGCCTACGACCACGAGCTGGCCGTTTCGATCATCCGCGAAGGAAGCGGAACCCAGTTCGATCCGGACGTAGTAACGGCTTTTCTGGAAGTCGAGACCGTTTTCAGGGAAATCGGCGCGATGTATAAGGATCAACCCGATTGA
- a CDS encoding NADP-dependent isocitrate dehydrogenase, whose amino-acid sequence MAKIAMKNAIAELDGDEMTRVLWGVIKEKLILPFVDLKAEYFDLGLKARDDSDDRITYESAEAIKRLGVGVKCATITSNAARVEEYNLKQLTPSPNGIIRAELDGTVFRKPILAANIKGTVSCWQKPLVLGRHAYGDVYKNCEMSVDGPGRAELVFTAPDGTVTRKTIMEMKGPGVLQGMHNLDSSIESFARACFFYGLSEKIDVWFATKDTISKTYDGRFKEIFQKIYDAEFKARFEAAGIEYFYTLIDDAVARVMQSKGGFLWACKNYDGDVMSDMVASASGSLAMMTSVLVSPDGKFEYEAAHGTVQRHYYKYLKGEKTSTNPVALIFAWTGALAKRAELDGTADLADFAARLEKATLGCIEDGIMTGDLAKIASPAATEVLDSWQFIDRIADRLK is encoded by the coding sequence ATGGCCAAGATTGCGATGAAAAATGCTATCGCCGAACTTGACGGCGACGAAATGACCCGCGTCCTGTGGGGCGTCATAAAAGAAAAGCTGATACTGCCTTTTGTCGATCTTAAGGCGGAGTACTTCGATCTCGGCCTGAAGGCCAGGGACGATTCCGACGACCGCATCACCTACGAATCCGCGGAGGCCATCAAACGGCTCGGAGTCGGCGTCAAATGCGCTACCATCACCTCGAACGCCGCGCGCGTGGAAGAATACAACCTCAAACAGCTTACCCCCAGCCCGAACGGAATCATCCGGGCTGAACTTGACGGCACCGTATTCCGCAAGCCCATCCTGGCCGCAAACATCAAGGGAACCGTTAGCTGCTGGCAAAAGCCGCTCGTACTCGGCCGCCACGCCTACGGCGACGTCTATAAAAACTGCGAAATGTCCGTCGACGGCCCGGGAAGGGCAGAACTCGTGTTCACCGCGCCCGACGGCACGGTAACCCGGAAAACCATCATGGAAATGAAGGGGCCGGGAGTGCTTCAGGGCATGCACAACCTCGACTCCTCGATAGAAAGCTTCGCGCGGGCGTGCTTTTTCTACGGGCTTTCCGAAAAGATCGACGTCTGGTTCGCGACGAAGGACACTATTTCCAAAACCTACGACGGCAGATTCAAGGAAATTTTCCAGAAAATCTACGACGCTGAATTCAAAGCCCGCTTCGAGGCCGCCGGAATCGAGTACTTCTACACCCTCATCGACGACGCCGTCGCCCGCGTCATGCAGTCGAAGGGCGGCTTCCTGTGGGCCTGCAAGAACTACGACGGAGACGTCATGAGCGACATGGTCGCCTCCGCCTCGGGCTCTCTGGCGATGATGACGAGCGTCCTGGTCTCGCCCGACGGAAAGTTCGAATACGAGGCGGCTCACGGCACTGTTCAGAGGCATTACTATAAATATCTCAAGGGCGAAAAAACCTCGACGAACCCGGTCGCCCTCATATTCGCCTGGACCGGAGCGCTCGCGAAGCGCGCAGAGCTCGACGGCACCGCAGACCTCGCCGATTTCGCCGCGCGACTCGAGAAAGCGACCCTCGGATGCATCGAAGACGGAATCATGACCGGCGACCTCGCGAAGATCGCCTCTCCGGCTGCAACGGAAGTGCTGGATAGCTGGCAGTTCATCGACCGCATCGCTGATCGCCTGAAGTAA
- a CDS encoding B12-binding domain-containing radical SAM protein, producing MNATPKAVAAFVSLQVQSSFQALPLGAACIASAVKADTFLSGCVHPVLSDFCMESPQLAGKTAAEQGALIAESLASLLPNDGTPAAVGFSLYVWSRPALEAAARALSSLRPDILLFAGGPEVTSGIVASLKHPFRYLLSGEGESSAVALLTAWRKSESVSESVLAPNRCVATDPAKLSSPWLDGTLSACEGFSAHRGALWELARGCPYSCSYCYESRGEKRIRAFLLERLEKELEHFTKNGVERVFVLDPTYNASRDRALKLLDLIEKKTSGIHFHFEVRAELLDKDLVNAFSRIPCSLQIGLQSSNPDVLKAVNRPSDLKTFSRRIAMLNDSGVVFGLDLMYGLPGDTLSSFRTSLDYAISLYPNNLEIFRLSVLPGTALYDDASALGLVFQKDPPYSVESTSKCAPQDLAKAASLARACDVFYSQGRAVTWFLSLLRVLKLKPSQFFQDFSAYLASSGDDGSREYSHAEAQAMQIEFCRTKLREKGKGSLENLMADIVALNGAWTRALAEGETSRLQLSWHPEDLFSGDAMDLEFFLENVCMEACEVTVFPGPEGPDIEIE from the coding sequence ATGAATGCAACCCCGAAAGCAGTCGCGGCCTTTGTCTCGCTGCAAGTCCAATCTTCGTTTCAGGCGCTCCCCCTGGGAGCCGCCTGCATCGCTTCCGCCGTAAAGGCCGACACCTTTTTATCCGGTTGCGTTCATCCAGTTCTGAGCGATTTCTGCATGGAAAGCCCTCAGTTGGCAGGTAAAACCGCCGCAGAGCAGGGCGCTCTCATCGCGGAATCCTTAGCTTCCCTCCTGCCGAACGACGGTACTCCCGCGGCAGTCGGCTTTTCCCTCTATGTGTGGAGCCGGCCCGCCCTTGAAGCGGCCGCTCGCGCGCTTTCCTCCCTCCGTCCCGACATTCTGCTGTTCGCCGGCGGTCCGGAGGTGACTTCGGGAATTGTCGCCTCGCTCAAGCATCCCTTCCGCTATCTTCTTTCGGGAGAAGGCGAGTCCTCGGCGGTCGCCCTGTTAACCGCCTGGAGAAAAAGCGAATCCGTTTCCGAGTCCGTCCTCGCGCCTAACCGCTGCGTCGCAACGGATCCCGCGAAGCTTTCTTCTCCCTGGCTCGACGGAACCCTTTCCGCCTGCGAAGGCTTTTCCGCGCATCGAGGCGCTCTCTGGGAGCTCGCCCGCGGCTGTCCGTATTCCTGCTCGTACTGCTACGAGTCCCGCGGAGAAAAGCGCATCCGGGCCTTTCTTCTGGAGCGGCTGGAAAAGGAACTCGAGCATTTTACGAAAAACGGAGTCGAACGGGTGTTCGTGCTCGACCCCACCTACAACGCTTCGCGGGACCGCGCGCTCAAATTGCTGGATTTGATCGAAAAAAAGACAAGCGGGATTCATTTCCATTTCGAGGTGCGCGCGGAGCTCCTCGACAAAGATCTGGTGAACGCCTTTTCTCGTATTCCCTGTTCCCTGCAAATCGGTCTTCAGAGCTCGAATCCCGATGTTTTGAAGGCGGTGAACCGCCCTTCTGATCTCAAGACCTTTTCCCGCCGCATAGCGATGCTCAACGACTCGGGCGTTGTCTTCGGCCTTGATCTTATGTACGGCCTCCCCGGCGACACTCTTTCCTCGTTCCGCACCTCGCTCGATTACGCAATATCCCTGTATCCCAACAATCTGGAAATTTTCAGGCTTTCCGTTCTTCCCGGAACCGCGCTATACGACGACGCTTCCGCCCTCGGCCTGGTTTTTCAAAAGGATCCGCCGTATTCGGTCGAATCCACGTCGAAATGCGCGCCTCAGGATCTTGCGAAGGCCGCTTCTCTCGCCCGCGCTTGCGACGTTTTTTACTCGCAGGGCCGCGCCGTCACCTGGTTTTTATCCCTTCTCCGCGTATTGAAGCTCAAACCCTCCCAGTTCTTCCAGGACTTCAGCGCCTATCTTGCGTCCTCGGGCGACGACGGAAGCCGCGAATACTCTCATGCGGAGGCCCAAGCGATGCAAATCGAATTCTGCCGAACGAAGCTGAGGGAAAAAGGGAAGGGGTCGCTGGAGAATCTCATGGCGGACATTGTAGCCCTCAACGGCGCCTGGACCCGGGCGTTAGCGGAAGGCGAAACCTCGCGCCTGCAGCTTTCCTGGCATCCGGAGGATCTGTTTTCAGGCGACGCGATGGATCTTGAGTTTTTCCTCGAGAATGTGTGCATGGAAGCCTGCGAGGTTACCGTGTTTCCGGGGCCCGAAGGCCCTGATATCGAGATAGAATAG
- the asnA gene encoding aspartate--ammonia ligase, translating to MSQLFVPAGYRPLLSVKETEQAIVRIKDFFQLALSTELNLTRVTAPLFVPKGKGLNDDLNGVERPVHFPVKDMNEQELEIVHSLAKWKRVKVTEMGLPRGFGIYTDMNAIRADEELDNIHSLYVDQWDWEMALNETDRTIDFLRDVVRKIYRCLKRTEFFIYDNYSGIAPELPEEITFIHAEDLFAMYPGMTAKERETEICRKHGAVFIIGIGHALADGSLHDGRAPDYDDWITETGNGNRGLNGDLLVWNKVHGQALELSSMGIRVSPETLKEQLEYRGCPERAELWFHKTLLSGGLTLTIGGGIGQSRLCMFFLRKAHIGETQVSVWPDKMKDSCAQAGIPLL from the coding sequence ATGTCGCAATTGTTTGTTCCCGCCGGGTATCGACCCCTTCTTTCCGTCAAGGAAACCGAGCAGGCCATCGTCAGGATCAAGGATTTTTTCCAGCTTGCGTTGTCGACCGAATTGAATCTCACCCGAGTGACCGCCCCTTTATTCGTGCCGAAGGGCAAGGGTTTGAACGACGACCTGAACGGCGTGGAGCGACCGGTTCATTTTCCCGTCAAGGATATGAACGAACAGGAATTGGAGATCGTCCACTCGCTGGCGAAGTGGAAGCGGGTGAAGGTCACCGAAATGGGCCTGCCGCGCGGCTTCGGCATATACACCGACATGAACGCCATCCGGGCCGACGAGGAGCTGGACAACATCCATTCGCTCTATGTCGATCAATGGGACTGGGAGATGGCCTTGAACGAAACCGATCGTACCATCGATTTCCTTCGCGACGTCGTACGGAAAATATACCGCTGTCTCAAACGGACCGAGTTCTTTATTTACGATAACTATTCGGGCATCGCGCCCGAGCTGCCGGAGGAAATAACCTTCATCCACGCCGAGGATCTTTTCGCGATGTATCCGGGAATGACGGCGAAGGAACGGGAAACGGAAATCTGCCGCAAGCACGGGGCCGTTTTCATCATCGGCATCGGACACGCTTTGGCGGACGGCAGCCTCCACGACGGACGCGCTCCCGACTACGACGACTGGATTACCGAGACCGGGAACGGCAATCGCGGTTTGAACGGCGACCTGCTGGTATGGAACAAGGTCCACGGACAGGCGCTGGAGCTGTCTTCGATGGGCATCCGGGTAAGCCCCGAAACGCTCAAGGAACAGCTTGAATACCGCGGCTGCCCTGAACGCGCCGAGCTGTGGTTCCATAAAACCCTTCTGTCCGGCGGTTTGACTCTCACCATCGGCGGCGGCATCGGGCAGTCGAGGCTGTGCATGTTCTTCCTCAGGAAGGCCCATATCGGAGAAACCCAGGTTTCCGTATGGCCGGACAAGATGAAGGACTCCTGCGCTCAGGCGGGCATCCCCCTGTTGTGA
- a CDS encoding lysophospholipid acyltransferase family protein, giving the protein MYTPQIDPFATLDLPETHLNLPVISFFRNIVTPYARSLKFNEPEILHPERLLSAWKDFSDKKTRLILGFRHAYGDDPQMMVYTIHHVLPKLGRKNRARLPRLTHAHFIYGSEVPLWSGPFVRWLLPRAGAVPVGHVHMDSKGMTRIRKMISGADFPIALAPEGHVTYASKRVLELETGTARFGFWAMEDLEKQGRTEEVCILPVSTHYRYADSSRKILSRYIAEMEKICGLPCRSRDREPASLAERLSGLGSAIETRLRSWYGKTAPLPEGAEQKDLRDAALAQAEHILRIESPQGERAMARLYRIRAKAWDGIFREDLDGMDGLQRELARRTCGEAWFAMRHMELAELLEYVPLSGVSPEAPLEDLWETADNFRDYLERIKGGTLRNRAPRAMRTPVIVPGEPIRINDWAELYARDKKAALQAVTDRIKEEYEKCIKEYLHEFG; this is encoded by the coding sequence ATGTACACACCACAGATTGACCCGTTTGCAACCCTTGATCTGCCGGAGACCCATCTCAACCTGCCGGTAATATCCTTTTTCAGAAACATAGTCACCCCCTACGCGCGTTCGCTGAAATTCAACGAACCGGAAATACTCCATCCCGAACGCCTCCTTTCCGCATGGAAAGACTTTTCCGATAAAAAAACGCGGCTCATACTCGGATTTCGCCACGCCTACGGTGATGATCCGCAGATGATGGTATACACTATCCACCATGTTCTTCCGAAGCTCGGGCGGAAAAACCGCGCCCGACTGCCGCGCCTGACGCACGCGCATTTTATTTACGGGTCGGAGGTTCCGCTCTGGTCGGGGCCCTTCGTACGCTGGCTGCTTCCGCGGGCGGGAGCCGTGCCCGTGGGGCACGTCCACATGGACTCCAAGGGCATGACCCGCATTCGCAAGATGATCAGCGGAGCCGACTTTCCGATCGCGCTCGCACCCGAGGGCCATGTGACTTACGCGAGCAAACGGGTGCTCGAACTGGAAACAGGAACCGCGCGGTTCGGCTTCTGGGCTATGGAGGATTTGGAAAAGCAGGGAAGAACGGAAGAGGTATGCATTCTTCCGGTATCGACGCACTACCGCTACGCCGATTCCAGCAGGAAAATTCTGTCGCGCTATATCGCCGAAATGGAGAAAATCTGCGGCCTCCCGTGCCGAAGCCGGGATCGCGAACCAGCTTCGCTCGCAGAACGGCTGAGCGGCCTGGGAAGCGCGATCGAAACAAGGCTTCGCTCATGGTACGGCAAGACGGCGCCTCTGCCGGAAGGCGCCGAGCAGAAGGATCTCAGGGACGCGGCGCTCGCTCAGGCTGAGCATATTCTGAGAATCGAAAGTCCGCAGGGCGAGCGCGCGATGGCGAGGCTGTACCGCATACGGGCGAAGGCATGGGACGGCATATTCCGCGAAGACCTGGACGGAATGGACGGCCTTCAAAGGGAACTGGCGAGGCGAACCTGCGGCGAAGCATGGTTCGCCATGCGGCACATGGAGCTCGCCGAACTCCTTGAATACGTGCCGCTTTCCGGAGTAAGCCCGGAGGCGCCGCTCGAAGACCTGTGGGAGACCGCTGACAACTTCCGGGACTACCTCGAGCGGATCAAGGGCGGAACCCTCCGCAACCGGGCGCCTCGGGCCATGAGAACTCCGGTCATCGTTCCGGGAGAGCCCATCCGCATCAACGACTGGGCAGAACTCTACGCAAGGGATAAAAAAGCGGCGCTTCAGGCCGTGACCGATAGAATAAAAGAAGAGTATGAAAAATGCATAAAGGAGTACCTGCATGAGTTCGGCTAA